GAAACGCCCAccatttagcttcattggatgaccccagATTCTAATACCATGGGGGAGGAAGAAATAAAGCTCTCTCTCTTCATCCACATTTTATCTATGATGTCTCCCTTATAAATCCCTTCTAAACATCATAACATTTATTCACATAGGAcatgctccagccccttgatattctgatttcttttttctgcaccttttccagctctatgcTGTCTTTTTAAGGGGTTCAAGCAGACCTGTGCAGAATATCCACTCACGGTGCAGAAGTTGTGCCCAAAGGAAACTGCCCCATAAATGAATGCTTAAGGTTTTGTTCCCCCTGTAGTACTTGCCTAGCTTTTTGTACTCCAACTAGACAAAGTGCTCACCGCTTAATTTCTCCTGAGGAAAAAGCACTAGCTAGCCATTTGAGATCCAGAGTTTTGAAGGGGACGAACACAAGATGGACGCCAGCATGCAGGTTCACAGCACTCTCTGGGTACATGAAATGGTGCGTGGTTCTTGCACCAACATCTTCCTCAAAGCCTGCAGTTTGTGCTGTGTTCATCCTCAAACGACATAAGAAACATGATCAGATGCTTCACAAAATATCCAGTCCAGAAACATGGAGACGGTCAAAGTCTGAACCTGACACTTGATGGGCTGAGGCCTAGGGACATCAGTCAGATGCCATTCTTCAGGACTGTAGATTACcagattttattttcaaaaatagaTAATATTTCAGGATTTTCAAATCTGGAGTTGGGATTGTTATTCCCAGCAACTATTCCCATACATTACAGCATATGCAATTTTTGTCACAAGGAACTGTTCTTCTTATTTGCTTATGGTAATGCCTTATGCCAgcagtaggcaacctaaggctcgggggccggatgcagcccaatcaccacctcaatccggcctgcagatggtccaggaatcagagtgtttttacatgagtagaatgtgtccttttatttaaaatgcatatctgggttatttgtggggcataggaatttgttcattatttttttccaaaatatagtctggcccaccacatggtctgagggatggtgaaccggcccacggctgaaaaaggttgctgacccctgccttatgcACTCGGAAGGGTCTAAATGATGCTGATGATAGGAATAGCAGCAACCATAGTAATCCTGTCGAATTACAATTACTGCTCAACAATATTTTGTTGGGTAATAATCCTATTAACCCTATTGGAAGGTAatggcttcattattattattattattacatacaaACTGAGAAGCATTAATTAGTTAATGAtaaatggtcccttccaactatgattctgtgGCTGTGGCTGAGTCTTCAGTGTTAACcatcagagagagagatttaaagtATCAAGAGATCATACCCCCAACAATTATCTCTCATCAGCCCATCATTCTGACCTATTTAATCTCCCTAACAAAAGAATGGTTTCTCATCAGCCATAATACTACATTATAGCAGCCACACAAAAATACTTTTCAGCATTATTCACACTAATTTTATGAAGCCCAGGGTAGGGCGTACAGTATATACTTTACTCCACTTACCTCAGCACAAAGTGGTGAGCGTCAATCTTTTTTCCATATTTAGAGCCCTTCAGCCTCCCTGAATTGCCCACCACAGCACATGTTCCACACTGGCTAAAATCTTGGGATGTAACGGGAGGGGAGTGAAGGATGTCAAACAAGTGCTTTATTATCTTCTGGAGTTGGCTTCCATCCTGATATCCTTGCAGCCTCTAATGGAACAAAGCATGCTTTTAGttgtttaaatattattatttttttgtaatttccTCCCAGTATGTTGTTAtgaccaccctgggctccttgagGAGGATgagataatttttttattattattaataaatactAACAGAGGACATTAAGGGAGGGGGTGTAGAACCTGCTTTCCAATagcatcttttttatatataaaaaatggaaCTGCCTGCTTAAACAGATCACAAAAGAGAAATATTTGATGGTACAATTGACTGACTGCAAACTATTCTGAATAGAGATACAGAACAAAGGCAAATATCTTTAGCGAGAATGCCTCATGCAAAGGTGGCTCCTGTGCTGTCaatcaggaaagcattgttcatgTGCTGTTACTGCTGCTTTTTTTATCTCAGAAATGGAAGACGTTTCTGCTGGGTGGCTTCTCCCTGCCATGCAACTATGAAAGCACAGCAGCTCTCTTTGGGGAAAGCAGTTGGCCTCTGTCCATCTCCCACCCAGTGGCTTTCCTGGTGCTGCAGCCAGGACTCTTTCCTCATTATTGAGAAACTCCTGGGTTAATGGATCTGGAAGGACTGCTTAAGATTGGTCAAACCAGCTGGCCAGATTGTCCTTTTGTTAGGGAAATTATGACCATGGGCTAAATGATGAGTAATGGTTGCTTTAATAAATAGTTATAAAGCAATAAACAGTtactttatttattgaatttatatccatGCCTTCCTCCCCGAGTTGCTCAGGGAGACAGTTTGCCCGGCTAAATATTAGCAAATATCATAGCAGTGTACAacactgcaataaataaaaatggtttcCCATAAAAACTGACCCATGAGTCAACTTATCCTTTTAAggtaaaagggaaaggacccctggacggttaagttcagtcaaaggtgactgtggagttgtggtgctcatctcactttcaggccaagggagctggtgtttgtccacagacagctttccaggtcatgtggccagcatgactaaaccgcttttgtcACAagagaacaccgtgacggaaaccagagtgcacagaaacaccatgtGCTGTCCTTCTAAGAAAGCCTGTAGTAATAGGAGAGACTTTGGTATCTGATGGTTGGActtcattaatattttttaatatgaCGCCTGGTGCGAGGCCAAAATTGGGCactcccaaatggatcttctcagttatggatcttctcaattttgcgccCCCTCAGCATAATGCCCTGTGTGGGGGAACTGCCCACACCACCCAAAACCCAGTGCTGATCTGATGAAATGTAGATAATGCCAGAGCCTGTCTAATTCCAATGGGCTGGACCTCCAGCACAGACAGGTGAAGATTAGTGGCCTGAACAAATGCAGAGCAGGTAAAACATTTGCCAACTCTTTCTGCTCTGCATTTGGTGCTGCTGTTCCTGTATGAGAGGGGAACTACAGGACCATTCCGGGAGAAGGACCCACCTCAAAGTAATTTACAGCAGGTGGCCTTGATGCTGCACCTCCTGGTGAAGTtgggagttaaaaacaaaacaaacaccaaaCCAAAAAAGGGAATGCAGTGCACTGCTAGAACCTCTGAGCACTCAAAGAactcaccagccaccactgcagaACCTCCGAGGGGACCTCTGGATTTCTAAGAGTCAGCAGGCAGTTGACTGAGGCATCAAAGTGATCACAAAACCAGTCCAACTTGCTATGCTCTGTGCACCTGTTCTGGCTGCACCTCTTTCCCTCCCAGGGAGACTCCATCAGCGGCCATTCTCCAGAGGAAGGCGAAGGGTCCATATACACAGCCTTGTAAAGCTTCCAAAGGAAAAACGCAAGGCAGAGGGCCAGGATGCACCACAGCTTTTTCCTGAACTGCATTCTTCACTCAGTCAGCTGGATCTCATAGTTAAAAAACCTTCTACGAGGCAACAGCATCCTGCAGTGTGGTTTAACTTTATTGCCTATGTCAGACTTTTTGCTCTGCGTGTTTCCTGTTCACATATGATGAGCAGGTCGCTTCTTGAGTAGATACTGCTCCACACAGATGCGCAGCTCAGCAGCTAAACACTCAGAAAAATCAAGGTCCGACTCATTCTCCATTTATTCAGCCAGCCAGTGTTCTGTGGGTGTGAACCAGTTAAGGCCTCACATCAAACGAATgctgaaacacacagaaaaagtGTGATATGACGTTAGTATGAACTACGGATGGCAGAGGGAAATGCTTGTGGCAAGATAAAGTTATTAATTTCAGACATCGTTCTGTACATTAATAAGTTTAACGGTGTAATATTTTACTAAATGTCCATGCTGTTGGTCCCAAGCTTTCCTCCAGTTATGCTGCATGCAATTCAGTAGCAGTTTACCAGATGGGGCAGAACTGCAACACTACCTTCCCAGCAGTAGCATTGCTGCCATTTACTGAAAGGGCTGAGTTGGTGAACAGGTCAAGGCTGTTCAGGTGCTCTACAGAACTGCTGGTTTGGCttcagaatcacagagttgtagagttggaagggaccacaagggtcatctagtccaaccacctgcaatgcaggaatctttcagccaacatggggctcaaacctacaacccggagattaagaatctcatgctctactgactgagctatccctcaacTTCCAAAATCACTGGTGCATCTGCACAGCCCCAACCTCCCTCCTGCCTCCCCATCTATgttctggtaagcagcagcaagacCATGGCCAGGAAACTAGAATTGTGGCTCGGGGTGAGCCACTTCGAGTGTGATTTATACCCAACTGTAAAGCACTGTCTGCAACCCATCCAGTTTCTATTTCTGGTCATATCCAAGATTTGTATTAGTAATCAAGTTAGCATCTCATTAAACACATCCTGACATTTCCATAATTTGCTTCATACTTTCTGTATTGTCCCTCATCCCAGCCAGTTAAAAAGACAGCTTGTTCACTTATTCACCCATTCCCATCAATACTTGTGTTTTCCTTTCCCTCTTATTGCAGGGTTTGCAGATGATTTTTATGATATTATACGGCACTAGCTATTTTTAGATGGAGATTCCTCTCCTCCAGCACTCCAGTAAGGAGTGTATCCACTGGTGTATCCATGCTAAAAACCGAGATGACTAAAAATAACCCATTCCAAAGCAATAAAGCAAAAGACTTGTAAAGAGCATGtcattttggggggttttggttTCAAAACTAGACTCATCAAaaacttgcttttttgctttagaAACTGCCACGTGTAAGTGGGTCAAATATTAACAGAAACCACAAGGGTCTGTTTTGTGCTGGAAGTTGTTCAAAGGAGGGTCAAAGGTTTTTCCTTAAAGGAAGGTCAAAGGTTAATCCTTGTTCTTAACCAAGACTCTCCTTGTGCCTAGTTAAAAGGGTGGAAGGGGGAGTGAAAATATGGTCTACAAGTCCAGCTAAAGAATATGGGAGTTCAGCAAAAGGTTGTGGAGTTAGAAACGTAAAAAGCTGCAAGAGGGAGAAAGTGATGAAACCATTTCAGAGACCTGAAACACTGGGAAGTGTTAGGAAACCACAGTTAGGAACCACAGCAAAGGAGCCCAGAGAAAACTACAAAGGGATGCAGAAGCTGAACTGAGGATGCACATTTTAAGTATTGGTTTGGTCAGAGAAGCAGACTggtttgtttattgtttgtttgtttttaaagtattgttTCAATTAAGTatttaaagatttaaaaaaccGAAATAGATAAATCAACTACCCTTATGGGCAACTGCTAAAAATGTAAACTATTTTCTCAAAAATGGGTTGCATTGCTAAACCTGTAAGTAAATACACAATGTGTTTTGTAAAAGCTTGGTGTACAATGGGTCAGCTGAAGTCCAGGTGGTTAAATAGCTGTTTAGTGGGGATGGGGGGGTTAGGGAGAATTGGGTGGATGGGGAGATATTTTCACCTGGTGGCAACAGTGAAATTAGCAAGGAGGAGAGGTTAGTTTGCTTACAGGCTACAGCCTGTACTGTCAAAGGAGAAATCAAACTAAACTGGAAGaacatgaaaataaaatgcaggcTTGTGCAAACATACCCAAAGCATTCTAACATAAAGCTTTACTAAGGTGAAATGTTATCATTTCAGGAACGACTTCTAAATATTAAAATAGTGATGCAGAAAGGTTATCTAGAAATGTTCCTTTAAAATGCTCTGAGTAATATATGTGCTGTTATCAAGAAGAAGGAAAGCTAACAAAAATCCCTGCAAGGCAAATACACACTGGTGCCACTAGATCATTTTGGACTCTGGACCTAATGATATTGAGAGAAGGGTTTCGGTGGTAAAGTTACTGCAAATGAGAAACACAAAATGCACCCATCACCTCCAAAGGTACACAATGCACTGTGCCACCTACATAGGGTTGTAtgcaatgttagtcctactcagatgCATTAAAAATAATGGTCATGGCtaacattgatttcagtaggtctgctcttGAGTATAACTTAATTGGACACAATTCACATGGTATAAACTGATCCTGTGCAAAATAAATCCCACTATGCTCAGTAGGGATTATTCCAGAGTAAAAGTTTGTgtcaggttacaacaattaaatcaCAGCCTCATCGCACAAAGTGAGATGTTGAGCTGGGACAccagaaagaaacaaaacacacaatgCCGGAAAGAGGGGCATTTTATCTTACCCATCCCTTTAACTCTATACTTTGGAACTACTGATATGTTGTTAGAGCAAAAGAATCAAGTGCATAAGTTTCTCTGGGTCAATAGTCAAGAACACTGTTGGATCTGAAATGCAATTATGCAGGACTGAAGGAAACACACACTGTACATGTTTTGGGACTTCCATCTAATGACTTCACAATCCTTGGCACATTGCTTAGGAGCGAGTCCTATGAAACTCAGCAATATATTCTTCTGAATAAAAGGTGCCTAGGATCTGGCTGTAACTGAAGGGGGAACGGGTGTGTGGAAggaattaaaaacacaaattaCAGCTGCAAACACACTACACCTTTAATTTGAAGCACGTTTGAAGCACGTTTCctactcaaagaattctgggcactgtagtttatccaTCACAAAcaattcccagccactctgaacaaACTACTGTGCCCAAAATTATTTGAGGGGAGGAAATGTACTCCGAATGTGTTTTAAAGATATGATAACCGGATGGCAGGAAGTGAATGAAGACCAGTTTGTGAGCAATGAACAAGCAaataagagagaggaagaaggcaAGGGAGGTATtaacaaaaatgaaagaaagacaCAACCCTCTGCACACTTACCCGGgaagagcaagccccactgaacgcaTTGGGATTTACTTGTGAGAGTCAACACGCGCAGGCACTGGTGGCTGCCCCAAACGGAAGTTTTGTTGCAAATTCAGCTGAGATAGTAGAGTTCCTCTATCGAGGGAGAAGCACTGGTTCCCGCAACGAGGGTATTGTTTCCCATTTCCTGCTAGTTTATCGCTGCAGCGTGGAAAGTTCTGCAAGCACAACTTTGACTCACTTGGAAAAGGAGGTTGCTGCGCTTGGCACCACTGCAAATAACAGCTTCCGAGGAGGGATCTTCTTCGGGACCTCAGCAGGAGATTGTCCCCTTCCCCACCTGGCTGAGATAATCACTAGGCCTCCCACCTTGCACTAAGGGTATttgcatttgaaaaacaaaaactaaagcaAAGACACTTTCTGCTAAAGAACAAACTGGCTCGTTCCCCTCTGTTAACTTGGCAAACTTTTTAGCATAATTGAGGTTATGTTTCAACAAGTTCAAGGACACCTCAGCAGACTCTACAGTATTTTCAAAAAACAAGGACCTGCAGCGAAGACTGAACAGGCTGTTGTTTCAAAGTCTGCAGCTACGTTATCTCGTGTCCCTGAAGTCTCTTATCAAGTCAAGCGACATGTTGCTACTATCTTTCAAGCAAAAAACATAGCCATGAGAGTCAGTTACTGCTCTCCAAGGCAGCTCTGCGTGACAGTCCTCAACTTCTGAGGGGAAAAACTAGGGAAGGAATTGTGTGGGAGGAGGAAATCCGGCTTGCACCAGGCCAACTACCGCAAGAGGTGATTCAGTGGAGGCAGGAGTTTGTTTTCCCACACGAAGCTTTCATTGTTTGATTAGTCTAAATCACTCTGTAAGGTAAGCATAAAACCTATAATGGCCAGGCACCCTATTATTTCACACAAATCAGAGTTAACATCTCCTATTTTTGTTTATTCACATTTACATGGATTTTTGCACATTTCATCAGAAAGCACTACAGCTAGCAAATGCACTGTGAAAAATGCTACAAGGCAAGTCCTATCCTCATCTATCCTTTCTTAAAGGGTGGAGGATGCAAAAATGATCATCCTcggagacccttctttgtgtgcttcctccatgagagatctggagggtggcaacatgagaacgggcttGTCTGGAACCTTCATTacttatctttaggcaccagagaATGTTTCTCTATAGCCAGGCCTttagctgattaacatcctatggccttttaaatgtgtttgtgggaggggagttATCGGTTTGCTTTAttgcatattttgtgctctcatttttcattttatatgttgtgagctgccctgtgagctttggatgaagggcggtatacaaatttaattaataatgataataatgctgACAGTGGAAAGAGAGGTTCGTGCTGGTTGTCAAGACAAGCTTTTATTCATTATTTCCAAGCACTGTGGAAATATGGGCTACAGATAAGCAACTTCTActaaaaataatttaaggcattaGGCAGAGTACATGTTAGATTACTGGTACAtggttatgtatttattttattaatttcataaaatttatacactgcctgattgtgtgtggggttttttaaaccaCCCTCAGAGCATTTTACAAATACTGCAAAGGAACATTTGCTCTTCTTATGCAAATACTTTTAGTTTACAAACTGCCAGaatgtcccattgattttaaaggGATATTTCCTGCATTAGCAACATTTATGTGTGTCCAAATGCTAGTTTAATGGGGCCTCTCCCTTCTGTGCAGTGTCAAAGCAGCATTGCTTTGGAGTATAATTTGACATTTTACAGCAGCTTGTGAAGCAGAGCACAATTACTCCCGAAACACTGTCACAGAGATACATGCACTATGTCTGATGCTACTCATTGCACTGAATAGTGTCACAGACCCTACACTGAGAATCCTAACTGTAGCTGCTGAAAGATAGTTTGCTAGTGTTACCACCTGCTTACCTTACCCAAGTGTTGGAGATCACACAGTCCAGGCAAACTGAATTattgttctttctcttccttGGTTGCACTCAGAATATTAATGAAGATTGAAGCCACCTCCCATGGCTGCATGCAGTAAGTGACTCATTTTGAAATAGTGCTTTTGAACAGGAACTATTGCAAAAATAGAAGGGGAAGTTAACAACCCAATGCCAACCACATCAGACTGAGGACACATGCTTTAAAAGCAAATGGTATTGTTTAAGCTGCAGGAACTGCATTAGGCACATAGgagactgccttatactgagtcagatcatttgtccatctacactgactggcagctgctctccagggtttcaggccagaGTGTTTGCCAGCTGTATCTGCTGATGCCGGAGACTGAACTactaaccactgagctacaatccTTCCCCAAATCACACTCTCCTCCTGCTGTTGCAAAATTGGCTCACACAGCTGTTCTGCTTAACCAATCAGAATTATCAACCAACTTTGGCCGCAATAGGCACCAACCCAACTCTCCCTATTTGTCTTCTGATAGTAGGTTATCTCATATATTTTCAAGCCCTGTTGGTG
The Podarcis raffonei isolate rPodRaf1 chromosome 6, rPodRaf1.pri, whole genome shotgun sequence DNA segment above includes these coding regions:
- the LOC128416279 gene encoding CMP-N-acetylneuraminate-beta-galactosamide-alpha-2,3-sialyltransferase 2-like; protein product: MQFRKKLWCILALCLAFFLWKLYKAVYMDPSPSSGEWPLMESPWEGKRCSQNRCTEHSKLDWFCDHFDASVNCLLTLRNPEVPSEVLQWWLRLQGYQDGSQLQKIIKHLFDILHSPPVTSQDFSQCGTCAVVGNSGRLKGSKYGKKIDAHHFVLRMNTAQTAGFEEDVGARTTHHFMYPESAVNLHAGVHLVFVPFKTLDLKWLASAFSSGEIKRTYQRVKPFIEADKSKVLILNPAFLKYIHDKWMKRFGRYPSTGFAALLFAIHTCKQVSAFGFGADSRGNWHHYWEKNRYAGAFRRTGVHNGTFELALIERLAAEGRISFYK